Proteins from one Aspergillus nidulans FGSC A4 chromosome VIII genomic window:
- a CDS encoding uncharacterized protein (transcript_id=CADANIAT00001343) produces MSPSHIRILSQNNLYYFYLCLTTKHYHHSTKVKMPLVVPGITNTGSGNSKDDWLNKLVGKKISDSHNETCFAKQDLPESHRIVKPGDFTTMDYRPERLNIHLDENENVRDVNYG; encoded by the exons ATGAGTCCATCTCACATTCGAATATTATCTCAGAATAACCTCTACTATTTCTATCTCTGTCTCACTACAAAGCACTATCATCACTCAACTAAAGTCAAAATGCCCCTTGTTGTCCCCGGGATTACCAACACCGGTAGCGGTAACAGCAAAGACGACTGGCTCAATAAGCttgttgggaagaagatcagCGATTCTCATAATGAGACT TGTTTCGCAAAACAAGACCTCCCTGAGTCTCATCGGATCGTAAAGCCGGGAGATTTCACGACGATGGACTACAGACCCGAAAGGTTGAATATTCATCTTGATGAGAACGAGAACGTTCGTGATGTGAACTATGGGTAG
- a CDS encoding protein abfC (transcript_id=CADANIAT00001344): MTTFTKLSEQEAPGISIHPDRRISKINPNIYAGFAEHMGRCIYGGIYDPGNPLSDENGFRKDVLEALKELKVPVIRYPGGNFTATYHWIDGVGPRDQRPARPELAWLGTETNQFGTDEFLKWCEVLGTEPYLCLNMGTGTLDEALAWVDYCNGTRDTYYANLRRKNGREEPYNVKYWALGNEVWGPWQVEQSTKEEYAHKAYQWAKALKLLDPSIELILCGKEGPTSWDYYTLKQTMLPVHSPLSTSAVPLIDMHSIHLYTAHSSHLPNVTAPLAAERAIEITSSLIDLARVENGVPPEQRRPTICFDEWNVWDPIRAEGSKGAEESYNLSDALAVGVWLNVFVRKSKDVGMACIAQSVNVISPLMTTKDGIVKQTTWWPLYLFSNYMRGWTISAHISVSAYEGETHPKWVRGVKDTPWLDVSATLGEDGYVNVVVINIHEEKGIEAKLDGPSGEVTVFTVTGDNPAVTNMKGKEEVGLVETKWDAQGPYVFPKHSLTLLRWKA, from the exons ATGACGACCTTCACGAAGCTCAGTGAGCAGGAAGCTCCGGGAATTTCCATACACCCAGACCGCCGCATCTCAAAAATCAATCCTAATATCTATGCCGGGTTTGCAGA GCACATGGGTCGATGCATCTACGGGGGCATCTACGATCCCGGTAACCCATTATCCGATGAGAATGGATTTCGAAAGGACGTCCTCGAAGCCCTTAAGGAGCTCAAGGTCCCTGTCATTCGTTACCCTGGTGGCAACTTCACCGCAACATACCATTGGATCGATGGAGTTGGTCCGAGAGACCAACGTCCCGCGAG GCCGGAACTTGCGTGGCTGGGCACAGAGACCAACCAGTTTGGAACTGATGAGTTTTTGAAGTGGTGTGAGGTGCTGGGAACCGAGCCCTATCTTTGCCTGAACATGGGCACGGGTACTCTTGATGAGG CTTTGGCTTGGGTCGATTATTGCAACGGTACCCGGGACACCTACTACGCCAATCTCCGACGCAAGAACGGACGAGAAGAACCGTACAAT GTCAAATATTGGGCCCTCGGTAACGAAGTATGGGGACCATGGCAGGTTGAGCAGTCTACCAAGGAGGAATATGCTCACAAGGCCTACCAATGGGCTAAAG CCCTGAAACTCCTTGATCCTTCTATCGAGTTGATTCTGTGCGGAAAAGAAGGCCCAACATCGTGGGACTATTACACCCTAAAGCAAACCATGCTCCCCGTGCACTCGCCCCTATCAACAAGCGCAGTCCCCCTCATCGATATGCACAGTATCCACCTCTACACAGCTCACTCCTCACACCTTCCTAACGTCACCGCGCCTCTAGCCGCTGAGCGCGCCATCGAGATCACCTCCTCTCTCATCGACCTCGCCCGGGTCGAGAACGGGGTCCCGCCCGAGCAACGCCGCCCGACTATCTGCTTTGATGAGTGGAACGTCTGGGACCCCATCCGTGCCGAGGGCAGTAAAGGCGCAGAGGAATCCTACAACCTCTCCGATGCTTTAGCTGTGGGTGTCTGGCTTAACGTGTTTGTGCGTAAGAGTAAGGATGTTGGTATGGCGTGCATTGCGCAGAGCGTCAATGTAATTTCGCCGCTTATGACCACGAAAGATGGGATCGTGAAGCAGACGACGTGGTGGCCGCTCTATCTGTTCTCGAATTACATGCGTGGCTGGACTATCAGTGCACAcatttctgtttctgcatACGAGGGCGAAACACACCCGAAATGGGTAAGGGGTGTCAAGGATACGCCTTGGTTGGACGTTAGTGCGACTCTGGGTGAGGATGGATATGTCAATGTAGTTGTGATCAACATCcatgaagagaaggggaTCGAGGCGAAGCTTGATGGTCCATCTGGTGAGGTTACTGTGTTCACTGTTACCGGTGACAACCCAGCCGTGACGAACATgaagggcaaggaagaaGTTGGTCTGGTTGAGACCAAGTGGGATGCCCAGGGCCCATACGTGTTCCCGAAGCATTCCCTTACCCTGCTGAGATGGAAGGCTTGA
- a CDS encoding sugar porter family MFS transporter (transcript_id=CADANIAT00001345) has protein sequence MRLSPAWYQFLVGVFASLGSFLYGYDLGVIAEVIACESFKTTFKEPDSTQTGLVVSMFTVGAFCGAAFAGPTGDYLGRRWTIIIGCIVFCLGGGLQTGAQTIEYLYSGRFFAGVGVGFLTMIVPLYQAEICHPNIRGRVTALQQFMLGVGALCAAWISYGTYVGFDDTNDAQWQVSLGLQIVPAVFLGLLIMLFPESPRWLIDHGRQEEGLKTLARLHAYGDVNDAWVRAEYTQIQEFILREHEEEAKSYLELFQSRSSFRRLFLCCALQASVQMTGVSAIQYYSVTIYAQIGISGDETLRYQAINSIIALIAQFLCMMLIDRFGRRWSLISGNLGNCLTFIIACILLARFPPEVNNTGAHWGFIIMTWLYNFSFSCTCGPLSWIIPAEVFDTRTRSKGVSLATMTSYAFNTMIGQVTPLAMEDVGYRYYYLFIICNFTNAVFFWLLLPETKKLPLEEMNYLFSNAPWIIPGTKKEDYVPHDLERRVVEQEEKQHAYASHEEKK, from the exons ATGCGTCTCTCTCCTGCGTGGTACCAG TTCCTCGTAGGCGTCTTCGCCTCCCTCGGATCATTCCTCTACGGAT ATGATCTGGGTGTTATTGCGGAAGTGATCGCCTGTGAATCGTTTAAGACGACCTTCAAAGAGCCAGACAGCACGCAAAC AGGTTTGGTCGTTTCAATGTTCACAGTAGGCGCTTTCTGCGGTGCTGCATTTGCAGGTCCTACTGGTGATTATCTGGGTAGACGTTGGACTATCATAATCGGTTGTATCGTCTTCTGTCTGGGTGGTGGTCTGCAAACCGGCGCCCAGACTATTGAGTACCTATACAGTGGACGTTTCTTTGCCGGCGTTGG GGTTGGTTTCCTTACCATGATCGTGCCCCTATATCAGGCCGAGATCTGCCACCCGAATATCCGAGGTCGTGTCACTGCCTTGCAGCAGTTCATGCTGGGTGTCGGAGCTCTCTGCGCCGCATGGATTTCGTACGGAACATACGTCGGCTTCGATGATACGAACGATGCTCAGTGGCAAGTCTCTCTTGGTCTGCAAATCGTCCCAGCCGTCTTCCTGGGGCTGCTGATCATGCTTTTCCCTGAG TCCCCTCGTTGGCTTATCGACCATGGCCGCCAAGAAGAGGGCCTGAAGACCCTGGCGAGGCTTCACGCCTACGGTGATGTGAATGACGCCTGGGTCCGTGCGGAATACACTCAGATCCAGGAATTTATCCTCCGTGAAcacgaggaggaggccaaaTCCTACTTGGAACTCTTCCAGTCGCGCTCGTCGTTCCGTCGTCTTTTCCTCTGCTGTGCACTCCAAGCCTCCGTGCAGATGACTGGAGTTTCCGCGATTCA GTATTACTCCGTCACGATTTACGCGCAGATCGGTATCTCTGGCGATGAAACCCTACGCTACCAGGCAATTAACTCCATCATCGCTCTAATCGCCCAGTTCTTGTGTATGATGCTTATCGATCGTTTCGGTCGCCGCTGGAGTTTGATCAGCGGAAACTTGGGCAACTGCCTTACATTTATCATCGCCTGCATTCTGCTAGCCAGATTCCCTCCAGAGGTCAACAACACCGGAGCTCACTGGGGCTTTATTATTATGACTTGGCTCTAcaacttctctttctcgtGCACTTGCGGTCCCCTGTCTTGGATCATCCCAGCCGAGGTCTTCGATACTCGTACTCGTTCGAAGGGTGTCTCGCTTGCGACCATGACCTCCTACgccttcaacaccatgatcGGCCAGGTAACGCCACTCGCAATGGAAGACGTTGGCTACAGATATTACTATCTGTTTATCATCTGCAATTTTACCAATGCCGTGTTCTTCTGGTTGCTCCTGCCCGAGACTAAGAAGTTGCCGCTCGAGGAGATGAACTATTTATTCTCAAACGCTCCTTGGATTATTCCAGGCACAAAGAAGGAGGACTACGTCCCGCACGACCTGGAGCGTAGGGTggtggagcaggaggaaaagCAGCATGCGTATGCGTCgcatgaggagaagaaatAG
- a CDS encoding PSME3-interacting protein (transcript_id=CADANIAT00001346) codes for MSSGFVSAGTDQEPIQRDDEWVRVQKELEEERRRKAELGKQDGGKSLYDVLQQNKMAKQEAFEEKIKLKNQFRALDEDEVEFLDSIMESTRAHEATVKKETAEQLEQFRRQREEAEKAYLKDTSPEIPPAAEAEDWKIASRKKRREKSGATLIPGRKRKSMGDVTTDPPMKETEPNKRTKELLEEKRNVTIPATEEKPKASGVNKDPAQQPAKPTANPPAPSLGLTGYSSDSE; via the exons ATGTCTTCGGGATTTGTCTCCGCGGGAACAGATCAAGAGCCTATTCAACGTGATGACGAATGGGTTCGTGTGCaaaaagagctcgaggaggaacGCAGACGGAAGGCAGAGTTAGGGAAGCAGGATGGCGGCAAAAGCTTATATGATGTTCTGCAGCAGAACAAAA TGGCCAAGCAGGAAGCATtcgaagaaaagataaaATTGAAGAACCAGTTTCGCGCCCtcgatgaagacgaagtcGAATTTCTCGATTCTATAATGGAGTCTACTCGAGCTCACGAGGCCActgtgaagaaggagacTGCCGAACAACTGGAGCAGTTCCGGCGGCAACgagaggaggcggagaaggccTACCTAAAAGACACATCGCCAGAAATCCCTCCAGCTGccgaagcagaagattgGAAGATTGCGTCGCGCAAGAAACGGCGCGAGAAAAGCGGTGCGACACTTATTCCAGGTCGAAAACGAAAGTCGATGGGCGACGTTACTACCGATCCTCCTATGAAAGAGACGGAACCAAACAAAAGGACCAAGGAACTCCTCGAGGAGAAACGAAACGTGACTATCCCAGCCACAGAGGAGAAGCCCAAAGCCTCGGGCGTGAACAAGGACCCAGCTCAACAACCCGCAAAGCCGACTGCTAATCCACCAGCACCATCTCTTGGCTTGACTGGCTATAGCTCAGATTCGGAGTGA